One Archocentrus centrarchus isolate MPI-CPG fArcCen1 chromosome 14, fArcCen1, whole genome shotgun sequence DNA window includes the following coding sequences:
- the hpda gene encoding 4-hydroxyphenylpyruvate dioxygenase has translation MTSYTDKGEKPARGRFVRFHHVTFWVGNAKQAASFYCDKMGFEPLAYKGLETGSREVVSHVIRQNKIIFAFESALNPGNEEMGEHLVKHGDGVKDIAFQVEDCDFLFKTAKDRGAVVVKEPWVEQDSHGRVKFAVIQTYGDTTHTLIEYLGPYKGLFLPSYKEPLFRDPLLAKLPPTGLNFIDHIVGNQPDDQMVPVSDWYQACLMFHRFWSIDDKQIHTQYSALRSIVVTNYEETIKMPINEPAMGKKKSQIQEFVDYNGGPGVQHIALNTSNIIESIVNLRARGMEFLSAPDTYYDTLREKLKTAKIQVLEDLDRLQELRILVDFDDKGYLLQIFTKPIQDRPTLFLEVIQRNNHFGFGAGNFKSLFEAIEKDQDARGNLTVLTPKGQPKAFY, from the exons ATG ACAAGCTACACAGACAAAGGGGAGAAG CCCGCACGGGGGAGGTTTGTCAGGTTTCATCATGTCACCTTCTGGGTCGGCAACGCCAAACAG GCAGCCTCGTTCTACTGTGATAAGATGGGCTTCGAGCCCCTGGCCTACAAAGGTTTGGAGACTGGCAGCAGAGAGGTGGTGTCTCATGTCATCAGACAGAATAAG ATAATCTTTGCATTTGAATCGGCTCTTAATCCTGGAAATGAAG AGATGGGAGAACACTTAGTTAAGCACGGAGATGGAGTCAAAGACATCGCCTTCCAAGTGGAGGACTGTGACTTCTTATTCAAG ACGGCTAAGGACCGAGGAGCTGTGGTCGTCAAGGAGCCCTGGGTGGAGCAGGACAGCCATGGGAGGGTCAAGTTTGCTGTGATTCAGACG TATGGAGATACAACGCACACGCTCATTGAGTACCTCGGACCCTACAAGGGCCTTTTCCTGCCAAGCTACAAAGAGCCTCTGTTCAGGGATCCCTTATTAGCTAAACT cCCACCAACAGGTCTGAACTTCATCGATCATATTGTGGGAAACCAGCCAGATGACCAAATGGTGCCAGTTTCAGACTG GTATCAGGCGTGCCTGATGTTTCACCGCTTCTGGTCAATAGATGACAAACAGATCCACACACAGTACAGTGCGCTGAGGTCCATAGTGGTGACAAACTATGAAGAGACCATCAAGATGCCAATCAATGAACCTGCCATGGGGAAAAAGAAGTCACAAATCCAG GAATTTGTGGACTATAACGGGGGACCAGGTGTTCAGCACATTGCCCTCAACACGTCAAACATTATCGAATCT ATAGTGAACCTGCGCGCCCGAGGGATGGAGTTCCTCTCAGCACCCGACACGTATTATGACACCTTGCGGGAGAAACTCAAAACTGCCAAAATCCAGGTGTTGGAGGACCTCGATCGTTTACAG gAACTAAGAATTTTAGTGGATTTTGATGACAAGGGCTACCTCCTTCAAATCTTTACCAAGCCTATCCAGGACAGACCAACACTTTTCTTGGAGGTCATTCAGAGGAATAACCACTTT GGCTTCGGGGCAGGAAACTTCAAGTCTCTCTTTGAGGCTATTGAGAAGGACCAAGATGCCCGGGGCAACCTCACTGTGCTGACACCCAAAGGGCAGCCCAAAGCCTTCTACTGA